The window GTGCACGAATGCGAGCCGAAGGATCAGAAAGGACGAGGAGGTCGCAGACCTGCTGCGCTTCGTGAGCCGTGAGCTGCGGGAGCACGTCGCGCGTGAAGGGAGGCTCAGGGCTTCCCCCGCTTCTCACGACGTCTGCCGATCATCCGCGAGGTCTTGCTCGACCCCGGCATCACGGTGAACGAGCTCGCGCGACGGACGCGTATGGTCAAGAGCCAGGTCTCGATGCTGGTCAGCGCCCTGGAGTCGGAGGGCTCGGTGAGCAAGCGTCCGGATCCTCGGGACCAGCGGCTCGTCCGGCTGTTCCCGACCCACGAAGGAACGGCTCGCGCGCGCTGTCGAGTGCGGCCCTTGCGCAGGCGACGGCGGACGCGGAGCTTGCGCGTAAGCCGTCGAGTTGGTGCCGGACGAGATGCTGAACCTGCGGGCGGATTTGCTGGTCGAATGTGCGGAGGTCTTGCGGCGAGCCGGTGACGAGCCCGGCGCGGAGGACGCCGTCGAAGAGGCGGCCGCGCTGTACGAACGCAAGGGCAATTTCGCGGGGGTCGCAGTGATCAGTGGGTGAACCGGCTCGCGATGAGCGGCTACCCGCCGGAGCCTTCGAGGAGCCGCTTCAGGTTGGCCAGGAACCCGTCGTTGGCCTTGGCGATCATGCGCTTCATAAGCGGGCTCATCACGCGCATGATCCCGGGCGGATCTATCTCGACGCGTCGCGTGACACGAGTCCCTTGCGGCTCCGGCTCGCAGATGTTGGTGACCGTGGGAGCCATCTTCCCCATTCGGCCGTGAAACTCGATCAGCCTCCCGGGCTCGAATCGCGAGACCGTCATCGTGCCTTCGGACACACCCATAGACGGTTTGACCTTGACGCTGAACACCGTGCCCATCCCGACGACGTCGGTCGACGAGTGCACCTTCAAGACGTCGGTGTGCCACGAGGGATCGTTTCGAACGTCCGCGATATAGCTGAAGACTTCGGCCGGCGGCCGCGCGATGGAGATTTTCCTTTCGACCTTCATCCCCACCTCCTCGGGCGTTAGCGCCTACCGATGCAGGGCTTCATCGCCCTGATCTTCTCCTCCACCTGCTCGAGCAGCAAGCGTCCTCGGAGCCGCGCTCGGAGGAAGCCTCATTTCCTCAAGCCTACTCTCGGACTAGAAAGGGAAACGGCGGGACTCGAAAGGGACCACCTGCGGGTCCTTTCCGCTTCATGGCCAGTCCAGCGCGGTGCGCGCCTGAAATCGCAAAGCCCGAACCGTGGAACCCTTGCTGCCCAGGAGCCGACCAGCTTCCTCGGCCGAGTACCCGAGCGCCTCCGTGAGAACGATCGCCGCCCTCTTGCGAGGCGTCAGCGAGCCGAGAAGCCGAACCGCCTCGTCGCGGGAATCGACCGCCTCGCACAGTTCCGGAAACGTTCTCGGGGCCGTCCGCTGCTGTCCCCCGCCCTCAGTGGCTCCAACCCCATCCCGGAGGCGGAGGGTCGCACAGTGCATGCGCCTGCTGCCTCAGCAGCTTGAGCGTTGCGTCCGGGATGCGTCTGACCACATTAGCAAGCTCATAGGGATCCCTCCGTTCCGCGTACACCTCCTCGAAGCCGCCGGCGTACTGGACGTAGAGGAAGCTGTGCGTCCTGATCCCGCAGTAGGAGGGGATCCCATCTTCCAGCGAGCCAAGGTGCTCCACGACGAAGGACTTTCGCCAGCGCACTCGCTTGTTCCGGAGAAGTGGGACGAGGCTCCTCCCCTCGACCCCAGGAGCATGCACGCCGGCAACCTGGGCGAACGTCGGAGCCCAGTCCACGTTCAGCGCGAAGTTGTCGACGACGGATGGAGCCTTCACCGCGTCCCAGCGGACCACGAGCGGAACCCGCAGTGACTCGTTGTACGGCACCGCCTTGCCACGCCAGGAATGCTCCCCCCACAGATATCCGTTGTCAGAGGCAAACATGATCAGCGTGTTCGAGAGCCTGCCGGTACGGCTGAGCGCCCTCACGA of the Actinomycetota bacterium genome contains:
- a CDS encoding SRPBCC family protein, translated to MKVERKISIARPPAEVFSYIADVRNDPSWHTDVLKVHSSTDVVGMGTVFSVKVKPSMGVSEGTMTVSRFEPGRLIEFHGRMGKMAPTVTNICEPEPQGTRVTRRVEIDPPGIMRVMSPLMKRMIAKANDGFLANLKRLLEGSGG